The proteins below come from a single Methermicoccus shengliensis DSM 18856 genomic window:
- a CDS encoding AAA family ATPase gives MKDMKESPFTPGNPVPVELFVGRVNQIKEILKYAEQSTHGRLENVFLVGERGIGKSSLAAFLKYMAITQEDLLGVYLSSGGINELEELIRRIIEQVLREVNKESDLKDKFVSFFKDKSKYIQQVGLFGISLSFNPPKNELEYMVRNFPETIKELWDKIKDKKEGSFWS, from the coding sequence ATGAAAGATATGAAAGAAAGTCCATTTACGCCCGGCAATCCCGTGCCTGTGGAACTATTTGTTGGCAGAGTTAATCAGATTAAAGAAATCTTAAAGTATGCCGAACAAAGCACTCATGGAAGACTGGAAAATGTTTTTTTGGTAGGTGAAAGAGGCATAGGCAAGAGCTCTTTAGCGGCATTTTTAAAATATATGGCAATCACACAAGAAGATTTGTTAGGAGTATATCTTTCATCGGGGGGAATCAATGAGTTAGAAGAACTAATCCGACGTATAATTGAACAAGTATTAAGAGAGGTAAATAAAGAAAGTGATTTAAAAGACAAATTCGTTTCATTTTTCAAAGACAAGTCAAAATATATTCAGCAAGTGGGACTTTTTGGGATTTCTCTAAGTTTCAATCCGCCTAAGAATGAATTGGAATACATGGTGAGGAACTTTCCAGAAACAATCAAAGAATTATGGGATAAAATAAAAGATAAAAAAGAGGGATCTTTTTGGTCTTAG
- a CDS encoding DEAD/DEAH box helicase: protein MKPTDILKPTERRPSKAYLVNELRKAVYKWREDGYPGVTKTTRRLLQFWFEEDHVMEKEPFQFWFCQREAIETLIYVYEVMKKRNFIDIARDFGAGPIQAYDPSYDQYPLYAFKMATGSGKTFIMALAIVWSYFNHKFENKEDYASKFLLIAGEKNVIYDRLRRDFEDEEIFKKWPFIPPEWEEEFDLQVILKEDPIHVIPENVLFLTNIQQLEERKNKKEEVKEYVDDVLALEEVKKQDIYQENRIREVLTKCPNIMILKDEAHHIYSFEKAWKKILLNLHKNLASRYGKGINMELDFSATPKTETGALFPWIIVDFSLKEAIEMNIVKLPLKGIVKNAEEIASKKAVERYRAWIDAGIRRWREYRKALKPLSKTPVLFIQCTSNKESDEVFDYVNSIPDLKGKVLLIHTDSTGNIQKKDLKPVRKAAKLIDEPEKISTDPELKELFPHGIEAIVSTMMLNEGWDVRNVNVIVGLRPYGSKRKVLPEQVIGRGLRKMFTDEPADIEHSINILEVIGPVGLTEILEDLEAEEGIKFAEFDTDKSLNLTTIFVDENKLDKDIEIPILSSRIVIREFDLSEVDIDALPSLKISLENKVLEMEYVAVDMLEGVERIKRKWDLPVPKDSKSVIAYYTDLILKELKIGGAFASFYPLVKKYVQEKLFDVKVDITDPRVLYNLSRTEVQEKLVKLFVEAFKEMTFTEREPEKMDLIKLSDTPPFVWSKQVYPADKCIFNYIPCDNNFEVDIAKFLDRAEDVEAFSKIVPKIGFFVEYRDSKGNLRLYYPDFVVKTKAGEKIIIETKGRVDVDVEHKDKRIKIWCEDASNLTGEKWMFIRVNQESFEKHKFKNIEMISTLTVDDE from the coding sequence ATGAAACCAACTGACATATTAAAACCCACAGAAAGAAGGCCAAGCAAAGCATACTTAGTTAATGAACTAAGAAAAGCGGTCTATAAATGGCGTGAGGATGGTTATCCAGGAGTAACTAAAACCACAAGAAGACTTTTACAGTTCTGGTTTGAAGAGGATCATGTGATGGAAAAAGAGCCTTTCCAGTTCTGGTTCTGTCAGAGGGAGGCAATCGAGACCTTAATTTATGTATATGAGGTGATGAAGAAAAGAAATTTCATCGATATAGCAAGAGATTTTGGAGCTGGCCCTATTCAGGCTTATGACCCTTCCTATGATCAGTATCCATTATATGCATTTAAGATGGCAACGGGTTCAGGAAAGACATTTATTATGGCCCTTGCGATAGTCTGGTCATATTTCAATCATAAATTTGAAAACAAAGAAGATTACGCCTCTAAATTCCTGCTCATTGCAGGAGAGAAGAATGTTATCTACGATAGATTGAGGAGAGACTTTGAGGATGAAGAAATCTTCAAAAAATGGCCATTCATCCCGCCGGAATGGGAGGAAGAGTTTGACCTTCAGGTTATTTTAAAAGAAGACCCTATCCATGTTATACCTGAAAATGTGTTATTTTTAACAAACATCCAGCAATTGGAGGAAAGGAAAAACAAAAAAGAGGAAGTAAAGGAATATGTGGATGATGTGCTTGCTCTGGAAGAAGTGAAAAAACAAGATATTTATCAAGAGAACAGAATTAGAGAAGTCTTAACAAAGTGTCCAAATATTATGATTTTAAAGGATGAGGCTCATCATATTTATAGTTTTGAAAAGGCATGGAAGAAAATCCTGCTTAATCTCCATAAAAATCTCGCTTCTCGATATGGTAAGGGCATAAATATGGAACTTGACTTTTCAGCAACTCCTAAAACAGAGACAGGAGCTTTGTTCCCATGGATTATAGTGGATTTCTCTCTTAAAGAGGCCATCGAGATGAACATTGTTAAATTGCCACTTAAGGGAATTGTTAAAAATGCAGAGGAAATAGCATCCAAAAAAGCAGTAGAGAGATACAGGGCGTGGATAGATGCAGGAATAAGGCGGTGGAGAGAATACAGGAAGGCTTTAAAGCCGCTGTCAAAAACGCCAGTTTTATTTATCCAATGTACAAGCAACAAAGAATCTGATGAAGTTTTTGATTATGTGAACTCCATTCCAGATTTAAAGGGCAAAGTTTTGCTCATCCACACAGATAGCACGGGAAACATCCAGAAAAAAGACCTTAAACCTGTAAGAAAAGCCGCAAAGCTCATAGATGAGCCAGAAAAAATATCAACTGACCCTGAACTAAAAGAACTATTTCCCCATGGTATTGAAGCTATTGTCAGCACCATGATGTTAAATGAAGGCTGGGATGTTAGAAATGTGAATGTAATTGTGGGGCTAAGACCCTACGGCTCAAAAAGAAAGGTTTTGCCTGAGCAGGTTATTGGAAGGGGATTAAGAAAGATGTTTACTGATGAACCTGCCGATATTGAGCATTCAATAAATATCCTTGAGGTTATTGGTCCTGTGGGTTTAACGGAAATACTGGAAGACCTAGAGGCGGAAGAGGGTATAAAGTTTGCGGAGTTTGATACGGACAAATCGTTAAATTTAACCACCATATTTGTTGATGAAAACAAGTTGGATAAGGACATAGAGATACCTATATTGAGTTCGAGAATTGTAATCAGGGAATTTGATTTGAGTGAGGTTGATATAGATGCCCTTCCCTCTCTAAAAATATCACTTGAGAATAAAGTTCTTGAGATGGAGTATGTGGCTGTTGATATGCTTGAAGGTGTGGAGAGAATAAAAAGGAAATGGGATTTGCCTGTTCCAAAGGACTCAAAGAGCGTAATAGCATATTATACTGATTTGATACTCAAAGAGCTAAAAATTGGAGGGGCGTTTGCAAGTTTTTATCCACTGGTAAAAAAGTATGTTCAGGAGAAGCTATTTGATGTGAAAGTAGATATAACTGATCCAAGGGTTCTTTATAATTTGAGTAGGACTGAGGTTCAGGAGAAACTGGTAAAACTTTTTGTTGAAGCATTCAAAGAGATGACATTTACAGAGAGAGAGCCAGAAAAGATGGATTTAATTAAACTTTCAGATACGCCCCCATTTGTTTGGTCAAAACAGGTTTATCCTGCCGATAAATGCATATTTAATTATATTCCATGTGATAATAACTTTGAGGTTGATATCGCTAAATTTTTGGATAGAGCTGAGGATGTGGAGGCATTCAGCAAAATTGTTCCTAAGATTGGATTCTTTGTTGAGTACCGAGATTCAAAAGGAAACCTCAGACTTTACTACCCTGATTTTGTTGTAAAGACAAAAGCAGGAGAAAAGATAATAATTGAAACGAAAGGCAGAGTTGATGTAGATGTGGAACACAAGGATAAAAGAATAAAAATATGGTGCGAAGATGCTTCTAACTTAACAGGTGAAAAGTGGATGTTTATTAGGGTAAATCAAGAGTCATTTGAAAAACACAAGTTTAAAAACATAGAAATGATTTCAACTTTAACCGTGGATGATGAATAG
- a CDS encoding HEPN domain-containing protein, with protein sequence MKKGYILRWFKKAESDLKVAEHMLEVEEPPTDAICFHCQQAVEKYFKAYLTSKNIRVKKTHDLEALLNLCIEQDKEFENLNKGKISSLSFFAVDVRYPDEFYMPSINEAKEYVELTKKVKLFVMKRLNIRESDIRESKNGA encoded by the coding sequence ATGAAGAAGGGATACATTCTAAGATGGTTTAAGAAGGCAGAAAGTGATTTAAAGGTGGCTGAGCATATGTTAGAGGTTGAAGAGCCACCAACCGATGCAATATGTTTTCACTGCCAGCAAGCAGTGGAAAAATACTTCAAGGCATATTTAACCTCTAAAAATATTCGTGTGAAGAAAACCCACGACCTGGAAGCACTTTTAAATTTATGCATTGAACAGGACAAAGAGTTTGAAAATTTAAATAAGGGAAAAATATCCAGCCTGAGTTTCTTTGCAGTTGATGTTAGGTATCCCGATGAATTTTATATGCCGTCCATAAATGAAGCTAAAGAATACGTTGAACTTACTAAAAAAGTGAAATTATTTGTCATGAAAAGGCTAAACATAAGAGAATCTGATATAAGGGAGAGTAAAAATGGGGCGTAA